A genomic region of Ammospiza nelsoni isolate bAmmNel1 chromosome 3, bAmmNel1.pri, whole genome shotgun sequence contains the following coding sequences:
- the LOC132071314 gene encoding uncharacterized protein LOC132071314 gives MDKKESSPQGPDSPQGSGSYKDADSPPRLEVEREEGSPHGTESRGETRSLPELSPYGDGSTPRSGGFGKSGTCRIETSTPRTGDNSLGGNVSKLRYSEKNDTETCEREAENNSQKLNIIIQIEDKRDGRGTEDEDSSPEQDRRRQMREERRQMQSEARLDCVNHARGVVGKELTEIEGEDEEQGKGKRKEKRKNREDIEAQEDPGEGTSHSYYTRSVARREAKQEEEWNHTIAPLRQLMPMVGERTRVKVPFSTSDLNNWRDEARNFRRNPEGVAKRFELMAKNLDIDWEDIEVMLSELTDTERELVLETGKRHAQVLSGRLEDNFPSSKPEWDPGNEEHYRRLVQYRKLIAMGLRNAIPKAINWSMLYDIRQGKDETPSEFLDRLRAAMRQYTPLDPATEEGKQHLLGLMMGQSNPDIRKKLQKLEHPENKNLEALLNEAWKVYNNREVEEKKREDRRIARVVAVAVAAQKTGCSEPGTRGRGRGYPVRGGGRFQPHPPRVGPDQCAYCLQTGHWKQECPQLKRRLMATTTTTQQESE, from the coding sequence ATggacaagaaggaaagcagcccGCAGGGACCAGATAGTCCACAGGGGTCGGGAAGCTACAAGGATGCTGACAGCCCACCCAGATTAGAAGTTGAGAGGGAAGAAGGCAGCCCACATGGAACAGAGAGTCGAGGGGAGACACGCAGCCTCCCCGAACTAAGTCCATATGGGGATGGTAGTACACCCAGAAGTGGAGGTTTTGGGAAATCAGGTACCTGTAGAATAGAAACTAGCACACCGAGGACTGGGGATAACTCACTGGGAGGCAACGTCTCTAAGCTAAGGTATAGTGAGAAGAATGACACTGAGACATGCGAAAGGGAGGCAGAGAACAACTCACAGAAGCTGAATATAATAATTCAGATAGAGGATAAGAGAGATGGAAGGGGAACAGAAGATGAGGACAGTAGCCCGGAACAGGATAGGCGCCGGCAGATGCGGGAAGAAAGGCGACAGATGCAGAGCGAGGCGCGGCTGGACTGTGTAAACCATGCCAGGGGGGTAGTAGGAAAAGAGTTAACAGAAATAGAAGGTGAAGATGaagaacagggaaagggaaagagaaaagagaagagaaagaatagGGAAGACATTGAGGCACAGGAAGATCCTGGGGAAGGGACTAGTCATTCGTATTATACCAGATCTGTGGCACGGagggaagcaaagcaagaagAGGAATGGAACCATACAATAGCTCCTCTCCGACAACTTATGCCAATGGTAGGAGAAAGGACCAGGGTAAAGGTGCCGTTCTCCACAAGTGATCTGAACAATTGGAGGGATGAGGCAAGGAACTTCAGGAGGAATCCAGAGGGAGTAGCGAAGAGGTTTGAATTAATGGCAAAGAATTTAGATATTGATTGGGAAGATATAGAGGTGATGTTGTCAGAATTGACAGATACAGAAAGGGAACTCGTATTGGAAACAGGAAAACGACATGCTCAAGTATTATCAGGGAGACTAGAAGATAATTTCCCCAGCAGTAAACCAGAATGGGATCCGGGCAACGAAGAGCACTATCGACGATTGGTGCAGTACAGAAAGCTGATAGCGATGGGCTTGCGTAATGCGATCCCTAAGGCTATCAATTGGTCGATGTTATATGACatcaggcagggaaaggatgagACCCCGTCAGAGTTTTTGGATAGACTTAGGGCAGCCATGAGACAATACACACCCCTGGACCCGGCAACGGAAGAAGGGAAACAACACCTGTTAGGATTAATGATGGGACAGAGTAACCCAGACAtcagaaagaaattgcaaaagcttgaacatccagaaaataaaaacctggagGCCTTGCTGAATGAGGCATGGAAGGTATATAATAATAGAGAAgttgaggagaagaaaagggaggacAGGAGGATAGCTCGAGTagtggctgtggcagtggcagctcagAAGACAGGTTGCTCGGAACCTGGAACCAGGGGTAGGGGTAGAGGCTACCCGGTGAGAGGGGGAGGGAGGTTCCAACCCCACCCACCTAGAGTAGGGCCAGATCAATGTGCATACTGCCTACAGACGGGACACTGGAAACAGGAATGCCCCCAGTTAAAAAGAAGGCTAATGGCCACCACTACCACCACACAGCAAGAAAGTGAATGA